The genomic interval AGCAACGAACTAACTAACAACATAgaaaaataagattaaaaaacatttagtgcttttttttttaataaaatttgttataaaatcattttttatgttttctacCCTTCAAAATTCAGAGatactattttatattatcAAGGCAAATTTGAGACATTACATAAGCCAAAATGAATACATATAGCCCTTTCTTTTTTCatatattaagtttttttttagttatcaaaaaaagaaaaaccccTCTTACAAATCCGCATGAAAAACAGAACTCGAggtttacttttaaaaatatttattatttcatATTATTCATGAAATATTTTAGATAAAAAGTTAGAAAGAAAACCAATAAAAAGGGCATTAACATGAAAAAATCGAAGGAAAATAGAgagattattaaaaatatttgaagaaTATTACCTATCTCTGCCTTGAAAATCAGAATTATTCTCCCCAAAAGAGGCTTCTTCTTCCTCTGTTTCGTCACCTTTTAAACCCAAAGTTTCGTCAGCCAAGCCCGAATCCAAAGACCTCACATCACTCAACCTCGAACTCCGCCACCGAAACTTAGTCCTAGGGTTTTTTTCTCCACAGCAATCTCTCGTGGTCATCACCGGCGGCGAACCCTGTTTCTCCTTATTCTGCTTCTTTGCTTCACTGAGCAATGGCGGTTTCTCCAAACGGCGGCTTCTGAGCTCGAGGTAGGAAAAAGCAGAGGAATCAACAGGGTTTGGGTTCGAGGTTGGCGATTTTCTCtgctgttgttgctgttgttgctgctgtcttTGTAGGGCAAGGGTTTTGGCTCTGGTACGGACACCGAGAGAGCACTGAGGAGAGAGAGATACCTCCATTACTGCAACTTCGCCTGTGATTTTAGGTTTCTTCATGTACTTTCCCATATCTCAGATTCATAAATATGAAATAGCGAACGAGCGAGCGAGCAAGAGAACGagtaagagagagaaagagacacACACACAGAGAGAgacgatgaagaagaagaagaagaagaagaagagagaaaccCCAAGTGTGTaggagagagaaagaagaaaagggttttagagagagagagagagagaagaagagggaCCAATTTCGTATCTGactctttttttttcacagAGAGAGAGAAACTCTGAGGTTGAtggtaaaagaaataaaataaaataaataaataaataagaaatttaaaattaggGTTGGCGTTTTGGGGAACAGTACTTTTTTTCATCAATTTTATAAATGGAAAatacaaaggaaaaaaaaaagaatattgttttttttttgttttatatttttttaataagttaattaggatttttatatataatcccATATCTAGATTTTaggtatcaattttttttttcattattgaaaatattaaaattgtaattaattggGTGGGTTATTGGATAATTTTGTAGTATAATTTGTtttggtataattttttttatctattttggtattttaggagatttatttagtttttttttatgattgtgTATGTTATATTTGTTTAGAGAATCTGTAGTTTTTCGGaaaattttaagattttatttagaaattaaattttaatggggaaagaaaaagataaaaaaaaatcgtcggaaataaaaaaaaaaaatcaatttttcatcttccatgtgaaaattataatttttaggaAAATTTTAAGGTTATATTTGGAAATTAGATTTTAATCgggaaagaaaaagataaaaaaaaattataggaaataaaaataaaaaatcagtttTTCATGTTCCATATGAAAATTATTGtgtctttatatattaaaagtgcctatctaacgacatttcttggtttaacagaatatacttaaaaataaaagaatattctgttaaatttaacgattacattttatctcccgttaacaaataaacccaataattaaacccaaaaaattaaacaatcttttaaatattaataatctatttttaaattaaaaaaatcatcttacccacatctctctctaacaaacctattttgggagaatattaataatttttttatttattttttaaaaaagaaaaatatagataaaatgtttagaaaatataatataaatgtgagACTGTATATGAGTTGCCCCTTCTGTAATtacctagaaaagataaaatatatagataaatatatatacacatgtgAGGCTGtataacatatattattataacacaactatgttttacttactaaatatactgacacatattttatttttataaaacaaatcgtttaaataattatactatttaaattattaattaaaataaaaaactaaaatattaaataaaactaacactacgtggcttgacacgtaacaatcacctagtgtATTATAAATGTTTAGAAAATCTGTAacttttagaaaattttaaagTAATATTTGTAAATTAGATTCTATAATGGGGaaagaaaatgataaaaaaaaattataaaaaaaatcagctTTACATGTTTcagtaagaaaattatattgaatCAATTTTCTATACAATTTATTACATgctaattattttgaaattgatttttttatatttttcctattttttctttttttgtcaaaacttaatttttaaatatagcCTAAATAATTtacggtgtaaaaaataaaataattatttttcttctaaatatatagaaaatataccATAAACATACATTTTTTAGGGGTGTTCTATtggatttttttctttctaatactATTATTaccaagaagaaaaaaaaaatgtgaaatcaaaaatatattttttaagataaataaaaaatatttattatagctAAGATGGAAGGACAGAGTCGTTTTCAACGAGAAAAGCAAAATGATCAAGATGGGGTCaccaaatgaaatgaaatgaaaaaaattaattttaggctAATGAATGCATTTATTATTCTCATTTTGCCTATGCATGTATTTATGAGCTTCGAAATTGTTTTCAAATGTGATACATTTTTATTGGACGAGGTTGCAATTGTAGTCATTCATTTCAAATAACTTATTTAATTATCTCATATTTATTTGGAGAAAATTTGTACATATTTTAAAAGGGTGTGTTtgtaatttctaattttttttgggtttggtCCGAGTTCAGATTTGAATCTAGGGTTTAGGTCTCGATTTGGGTTTGAGTCCTGGGCATGTTTTGGGTTTGAGATCAGGTAATGGTAGGATTCGAGTTTATTATAaagaatttataattttacacaaACATATTAGTACAAATTAATATCGaacatagtattgtattaaataatattaatacaatacaatacaatataacacaatattatattatactatattatataataCATCACGGTATACCAAAGGAGCCTTCAGAAAATTTATAGTACACGCCTTAAAGGGATGTGTTTgtaatttcttttctattttggcATTAGGAAagctttttagtttattttttatcattatatatgttgtagttatttaaaatcACTTAAAAATTTGAATGTGCcaaaatattcttttaaaaggtgtactataaatttttaccctatttttctatattaataaatatatggtaTTTATAAAGAGTgtactataaattttttagaaagAGATTCATCTAGCACGTGCTGGATGTGAACAGCACGTGCTGGTGTGCCACGTCGAGCAATGCTTGATAGTCTAGTCAAATAAAAAATGCCCAACACTCGATTGTCTTCTCCACTTCTCTTCTATACTCTTCATTTTGAACTAGCAGCAACGAACGAGataatttttcttcaatttgtttATAAGGTTTTGTTTAGAATTATCAATGTAAGCtatttgtgttttattttgataaatagTCTAAGTTTTGGTAGAAATTTGACTAGGGCTATTATTTTTTAGGGTTTGAAATTAGATTTTGAAGGAGACctcatgagattttttttatatattttttaaggtaagttgttaatctattttttttttacatgttaataagttttttgttttatatttatatttattattaatatattttttttataatgccTTGAATAATGCTAAGGAAATTACTATTGAAATGAATATCGATTTAATTTTTTCTCAAAGGTGCACAATtcgaagaaaaaataatttgatgaaaatttaaataCCTCATCTATTGAGTTATTTGGAAAAGaactttttagaattaattaatttttctacCTTATTAACTGACAAGTTACAATCGTTAAACAATGTAAATTTAAAGTCTTGTTGTAGTTATTTTGAAAAGACattaaaacataataaataatcttATATTGATGGGAATGAATTATGTGTAGAGTTGAAGTTATTAAAACAAATCTTGCCTAGAGAAAAAATGAGAGTTATtcacatattaattttttaaaggcATGGAttgttttctaaaaaaaattattgcatatataattttgttgatTATTTATACGTCAGTTGCTCAtgtagaaataatttttttaaagttaaagTTGTTAAAGTCTTACTTGCAGTCTACCATGTTACAAAAAAAGCTTAATAGATTATAGCATTGATAGcgattaaaaatgatattttggaGACAACAAAATATTAAGAGTTAGTTGATGAATTTGTTTCAAAAAGTGTTCGAAGGAGGACTATTTTTAAGTAGAAGGTTGATATTAGCTTGAAGTtgcattaaaaataataataattgatagtattattttattttagttgatcAACTCAtagtattattaaaatattagatcttattagtaattatattttaaaattagagtaaATGATGGTataagatttcaaaatttttagtttgtaagcaatataaatttaataatttttttagaagtATAAGTATCGAATATTCATTAAACTGTATTTTCTCCAATTTTATCAGTAAAGTTTTCACTTTgcatttattaaaaaaagatttagaaATAACTAGTATTATATGTTTCCGTTAGACccaattatttagaatttttgcaTTATATGTGTTATGCTTAATAAAAATTTGTATTGacgaaactaaaaaataattataattttgtaaacattaaatattaaaaaattaactatttaCCTATAAAATAATgagtgattctacaatgcaccctctTAAAATAGATGTATTGATGCACTCTCTATTTGTTTCACTATCTATAAAAAAATTTGGTCTATTTTgttcatattcatgtacattataactatttaagatatcttacaaaattttaaaaaattcggaataatcAATGTGAACGCAGTTTTCGACGtgttaaaaatttcgaattttttaaaattttgtagtatgtcttaaataactataatttacatgactatgagaaaaaatttgactaaaaaattattttaaattctaaAATAGATAGAGATATGTTCATTTTGAGAGAATACATTATAGAATTTTcctaaaaataacaacaaaaaaaaaagaaaggtcTCAACCAAATCATTACCGACTTTCACTTCTGAGGCCCCTTATGATAGTGAGCTTTACAACCCCTCTTTAAACaacaaatttgaaatttttacatgaaaaatcctttTTACACACTTTATTACATAATTACCCTCACACGCCTATTACTACATTTCTacttacaaacttatttttattacacatttacCACTTACTCATCATACCATGCATACACGTGTTCTCTCCCCatgcatcatcaatcaaatcatactctcttccctctcttttttcattttgttttcatttcattttctaTTCTTCATTTTACGTTCTCTAAGTTCATTTTTGAATTCAAGTAACCTCCATTAACTACCCATAATTTATCACGTTTTTCCCTCTTATTTTTGGTTCATCCACGAATTTTCAACTTCCTCTTAGGCCCACGATTTATGGCCCCATTTTTTTTCCCTCtctgtttcattttttttcaatcttattTATACCATGGCAATCACTCGGTCATCTTCATCCCCTTCTCCGGTTCTCAAAGAAATCAAAAATGGGCAAGAAATCTTTGGCCGAAGCAAATCCAAGGGTAAACGCCCGATCATTGATGATTTTGATTACGATTTTGAAGCTCCCATGCGAAGCGTGTGAGACCCCATTCTTCGAAGAAATCGAAGAGTTTGAACTTGGAGGAGCCCACGCTTCCCCGGAAATTTAcgggaaaaaatttcaaaaatctatTACACATGCTGAAGATCGGACTGAGGttggtttttagttttattttcgtttccccCTTTCTTCCATTTCTGCTTTACCCAGATTTTTGGCGTTTTCATGTTCATTATGCTTTGTgtgattttagggtttcatttgcgcattttgtttcatgtttttaaatttattagttatttATTGTTGCTTTTGATCTTTCCATTTGATTCTGGTCTGGGTGTTgttctttaattttgttttgttttctttatttttagtgtttttttgtgcttacaggttatgtgttttgttttcgTTTTTGGTGTTTTCAATCATTCTTCGTTAGTTTCTTTTcgagttttttaatagtttattCTTTTGGTATGTTTTGATGTGTTTTCGATTTTCATTAGGTTTAGTTGTTTCTAACatttatattttagatttcaaAACGATTTTCAAAACTTTGCTTTCTATATTTTTCTATAGTTGTATatgttttttagtttgtttgttgttttaatatagttttgtTGTTCTTTTTATCTTTGCATTTTTCGATTTCTTTTAGGGTTAGTTGTTTACTTGTTTTTTATGTTTCCAAACGATTTAAGGTCtttctttgttatttttacgTAGTAGTTGTTTGCCATTgatagtttgtttttagtttgtttgtagtTGTATTACGGTTTTTCATCTTGTTTTACTCGGGATTTATAATTTATCTTGGCCACTTTTTTTGTTATGTTGCGGAGTTTGGGGCCATTTGTAAATTTAGTCATACGATTTTCTGAGATCTAAGTGTGTATGCACCGGTGTTTATTCTGTGatagataatattaaaaacactTTATCTGTTAATTTGCTTTCTTTGTTTCGTCAAACTCGGTTTGGGCATTTTAAAGGATATGCAC from Cannabis sativa cultivar Pink pepper isolate KNU-18-1 chromosome 4, ASM2916894v1, whole genome shotgun sequence carries:
- the LOC115714739 gene encoding cyclin-dependent kinase inhibitor 3, producing the protein MGKYMKKPKITGEVAVMEVSLSPQCSLGVRTRAKTLALQRQQQQQQQQQRKSPTSNPNPVDSSAFSYLELRSRRLEKPPLLSEAKKQNKEKQGSPPVMTTRDCCGEKNPRTKFRWRSSRLSDVRSLDSGLADETLGLKGDETEEEEASFGENNSDFQGRDSTRESTPSSLIRESDILRNPGSTTRRPSSTATNQRVRNGMQRNIPTAQEIEEFFAFAEQQQQRIFIEKYNFDITIDSPLPGRYEWVQVVP